CAACCCCAGCCTGAGCGCCCTGGCCAACGACCATTGCGGTGCCGATCTGGGCATGCTGCTGAACATCTACCGGGACCGGTATTCCAATATATGGGTTCTGGATGGCGATGGCCGTCTGATCTGCAGCGCCCTGCCCGATGCCCCGCGGGGCGGGGATTTCTCCTCCGCCTCATCCTTCGCCCTGGCCCGCGACATGGCCGCGCAGCTCTCCCGCAGGCCCGATGGCGCTGGCGAAGGCTTCGCGCTGGACCGCTTCAGCAGCGGCCTGCTGACCAACCGCCCCATCCTGGTGGGCCTGGTCCCGGTGATGGAAGGCACCCGCCTGAGCCGCGTCATCGCCGCCGGCCTGCTGATGGATGCCTTCATCCGCAGCGGCACGCGCACCCCCCTGCATGAAAGCCAGCGCGTCTGGCTGGCGGACCGCGAGAATACCCTGGTCCCCCTCACCACCGCCCGGGCCGAGGAACTGCCCGGGGAACCGCTGCTGCGTCGCCTGCTGAACGACCCGGCTGTCGGGGCGGTCGAGGGCCATGCCCGCAACGGGCAGGACTTCGCCTATGCCATCTCCCCGCTCGATGCCGATGTCCGGCTGGTGGTGGGCCTGCCCACCGGGGATATCCGCCGTGCCGCCAACCATCTGCTGCTGCGGCGGGTGGGTGAGCTGGCGGCCTTCCTGTTGGCCTGCCTCGTCGTCATTGTCGTCGGCGCCGATATCGCCATCGCCCGCCCGCTGCGGCAGCTGGCCTGGCGGGTCCGTGCCTGGCGCCCCGGCGCGCCCTTCGGCGGACGCCCCCTTCGCGGGGAGCCGGAGGAGGTCCGCCGGCTGGAGCAGGCCTTCACCGATGCCGCCGTCACCATCTCGGCACGGGAGGAGGAGCTGCGGGCCGCGCTGCGCCAGCGCGACCTGCTGATGGCCGAGATCCACCATCGCGTGAAGAACAACCTGCAGATCGTCGCCTCGCTGCTGAACCTGCAGGCCGGGCGCCTGCGCGACCCCGCCGCTCGGGCCGAATTCGGCACGGCGCGGGACCGCGTGCAGGCCCTCGCGACCCTGCACCGCCACCTCTATACGAACCGCAGCTTCGAGGCGATCGCGCTGCGCCCCTTCCTGGAGGAGCTGTGCCAGCAGCTCTTCAGCGCGCTCGGCGAGACGCCCGGACGCCGCATCAGCCTGGTGGTGCAGGCCGGGGAGCTGGAGATCGTGACGGACCAGGCTGTCTCCCTGGCGCTGCTGGTGACGGAGGCCGTGACCAATAGCATCAAGCACGCCTTCCCTGACGACGCCTCCGGCACGATCACCATTTCCGTGCAGACGGAGCCCTCGGGCGAGCCGGACGAGGATGGCGAGGGCGTGGAGGTGCTGCTTTCCATCCGCGACAACGGCCAAGGCATGAGCGAAGATGACGAGAGCAGCGGCGGCATCGGCATGACCCTGATCCAGGGCTTCGCCCAGCATCTGGGCGGCCAGATCCACCGCCACCCCGGCCCCGCCGGCGGTACCGAGCTGACCCTGCGCTTTCCGCTGCGGCGGCGGGAAGGCGAGATTTCCGGCCGCCACATGGCCGGCGCCATGGAGGAAGCCGAAAGCCCGGGCTGAAGGCGGCGCTCACGCTTCTCGCAACCAGACCTCCAGCGCGGCGTTAAGCTCGTATATGGGTCAGGAGAATCTCCATGCGCAGGTTGATCCCCCAGTTTCTGACGGCGCTCTTGCTGCTGCTGCCCCTGATTCTGATGGCGTGCCAGGAAGGGCCTGCGGAACGTACCGGTCGCAGTATCGACAATATCGGTGATTCCATCCGCGACGCGGTAGACCCGCCCAGCGGCCCCGCCGAACGTCTCGGCCGCGACATCGATCGCGCCACCCGCTAAGCCTCAACTCAGGCCGCCGCCCCCCCCGAAGGAGAACCGACATGGCTTCGTCTCACGACATCAATCTCGAACCCGTCGAGGAAAAGATCGCCGACCTCCGGCGCAAGGTGGAAGCACTGATGGAGGAGCGCGTGACCCCGGCCGTCAGCCGCGCCGCCGGCCGGGCGCAGGACTTCGCCGACCGCGCCCAGGGCATGGCGCGTGACCTCGGCGACCAGGTCTCCGACACCGCGCGGAAGGAGGCCGATACCGTCGCCAGCCTGGTGCGGGAACGCCCCTTCACCTCCATCGCCCTGGCCGCCGGCCTGGGTTACGTCCTGGCCCGCCTTCTGGGGCGCTGACGGGATGCGCTCGCTCCGCCTCTTGAATCTGGCCTGGGAGGCGGAGCGCACCCGGCTGGGCCTCAGGCTCCAGCGTGAGGTCCGCCGCGTCATTCTCTTCGCCGTGGCGGGGGTAATGGCGGGAGCGGCCTTCGCCATGCTGCACCTGGTCGCCTGGATCGCCCTTGGCGCCACTCTCTCGCCGCTGTGGCGCGCCATCGCCATCTTCGCCTTCGATCTGGTACTCGCGGCCATCATCCTGCTCATCGCCATGCGGAATCCGCCCAGCCCCGCCGAGCTGGAGGCGGCCTCCATCCGCCGCACCGCCCTGATCGAGGCCCGCAACGGCGTCGGCGTCAGCATGGTGCCGCTGGCCTTCGGCCTGCTGCGCCGCCGCCGCAGGCGCCGCTACGAGGACTGAGAGCGCCCTCGCCAGCCGTCCAGGGCCGGCGTAAACAGTGCCATGCCCGAGCTCCCCGAAGTCGAGACCGTGATGCGCGGCCTGGCCGCCGTGTTGCAGGGCCAGACCATCCTGCGCGCCGAGACCCGGCGCGAGGGAATGCGCTGGCCCTTCCCCGCCCGGCTGGCCGAGACCCTGGCGGGCGCGCGGGTCGAGGGCTTCCGCCGGCGCGGCAAATACATGCTGATGCGCCTGTCCAACGCGCAATCCGTGCTGATCCATCTGGGCATGTCCGGCCGCATGGTGGCGCGCCCGCGCGGCGCCAATACCCCGCCCCCCGCCCATGAGCACCTGATGCTGGAGACGGCGGAGGGCACCCATGTCGGCTTCGTGGACCCCCGCCGCTTCGGCAGCGTGGACCTGGTGCCAACCGCCGCCGAGGACAGCCACCGCCTGCTGGCCGGCATGGGGCCGGAGCCGCTGGAGGAGGGCTTCACCCCCGCCATCCTCGGCGCCGCCCTGGCCGGCAAGCAGACCCCCGT
This genomic window from Roseomonas marmotae contains:
- a CDS encoding sensor histidine kinase; amino-acid sequence: MLVLLMVASVPVIGIAGANAILGYEAELASGRRNAAMLGEITAERYGSRISTMREMLRGIARNPSLSALANDHCGADLGMLLNIYRDRYSNIWVLDGDGRLICSALPDAPRGGDFSSASSFALARDMAAQLSRRPDGAGEGFALDRFSSGLLTNRPILVGLVPVMEGTRLSRVIAAGLLMDAFIRSGTRTPLHESQRVWLADRENTLVPLTTARAEELPGEPLLRRLLNDPAVGAVEGHARNGQDFAYAISPLDADVRLVVGLPTGDIRRAANHLLLRRVGELAAFLLACLVVIVVGADIAIARPLRQLAWRVRAWRPGAPFGGRPLRGEPEEVRRLEQAFTDAAVTISAREEELRAALRQRDLLMAEIHHRVKNNLQIVASLLNLQAGRLRDPAARAEFGTARDRVQALATLHRHLYTNRSFEAIALRPFLEELCQQLFSALGETPGRRISLVVQAGELEIVTDQAVSLALLVTEAVTNSIKHAFPDDASGTITISVQTEPSGEPDEDGEGVEVLLSIRDNGQGMSEDDESSGGIGMTLIQGFAQHLGGQIHRHPGPAGGTELTLRFPLRRREGEISGRHMAGAMEEAESPG
- a CDS encoding DUF883 family protein codes for the protein MASSHDINLEPVEEKIADLRRKVEALMEERVTPAVSRAAGRAQDFADRAQGMARDLGDQVSDTARKEADTVASLVRERPFTSIALAAGLGYVLARLLGR
- the mutM gene encoding bifunctional DNA-formamidopyrimidine glycosylase/DNA-(apurinic or apyrimidinic site) lyase, with the protein product MPELPEVETVMRGLAAVLQGQTILRAETRREGMRWPFPARLAETLAGARVEGFRRRGKYMLMRLSNAQSVLIHLGMSGRMVARPRGANTPPPAHEHLMLETAEGTHVGFVDPRRFGSVDLVPTAAEDSHRLLAGMGPEPLEEGFTPAILGAALAGKQTPVKAALLDQSVVAGLGNIYVAEALFRAGISPRRLAGTIPGARAQRLVPAIRQVLQEAIDAGGSSLRDYVRADGELGRFQDRFQVYDREGQPCPLCPGAPACRGVSRITQGGRSTFFCARTQR